A stretch of Lathyrus oleraceus cultivar Zhongwan6 chromosome 6, CAAS_Psat_ZW6_1.0, whole genome shotgun sequence DNA encodes these proteins:
- the LOC127096869 gene encoding calreticulin, which produces MAIRARHPNVLSLVLISFLSIASAKVFFEERFEDGWESRWVKSEWKKDENLAGEWNYTSGQWNGDANDKGIQTSEDYRFYAISAEFPEFTNKDNTLVFQFSVKHEQKLDCGGGYLKLLSGDVDQKKFGGDTPYSIMFGPDICGYSTKKVHAILTYNDTNQLIKKDVPCETDQLTHVYTFIIRPDATYSILIDNVEKQTGSLYTDWNLLPAKKIKDPEAKKPEDWDDKEFIPDPEDKKPEGYDDIPKEIPDSDAKKPEDWDDEEDGEWTAPTIANPEYKGPWKPKKIKNPNYSGKWKAPLIDNPDFKDDPDLYVFKLKYVGIELWQVKSGTLFDNVVITDDPEYAKQLAEETWGKQKDAEKAAFDEAEKKKEEEESKDDPVDSDAEEDDEDTDDADDAESKTEAAEDSDESSKEEVHDEL; this is translated from the exons ATGGCGATTAGGGCTCGTCACCCTAACGTTCTCTCTCTCGTTCTTATCTCATTTCTCTCCATAGCTTCTGCTAAGGTTTTCTTCGAAGAACGTTTCGAAG ATGGATGGGAAAGTCGTTGGGTAAAATCTGAATGGAAGAAAGATGAGAATTTGGCCGGAGAATGGAACTACACCTCAGGTCAATGGAATGGAGACGCTAATGATAAAG GTATTCAAACAAGTGAAGATTACCGATTCTATGCTATCTCTGCTGAATTCCCTGAATTCACCAACAAGGATAACACCCTAGTATTCCAATTTTCTGTCAAGCACGAACAGAAGCTTGACTGTGGTGGTGGATACTTGAAGTTGCTTAGTGGCGATGTTGATCAGAAGAAATTTGGCGGTGACACTCCTTACAG TATCATGTTTGGTCCAGATATCTGTGGTTACAGTACCAAGAAAGTACATGCTATTTTGACCTACAATGACACAAACCAGTTGATTAAGAAGGATGTTCCATGTGAGACAGACCAGCTTACACATGTTTACACCTTCATCATCCGTCCGGATGCAACCTACAGTATTCTGATCGACAATGTGGAGAAGCAAACTGGTAGCCTCTACACTGATTGGAATCTTCTTCCTGCAAAGAAAATTAAGGATCCTGAGGCCAAGAAG CCAGAAGATTGGGATGATAAGGAGTTTATTCCTGACCCTGAGGATAAGAAACCAGAGGGATACGATGACATTCCTAAAGAGATTCCAGACTCTGATGCCAAAAAG CCTGAAGACTGGGATGATGAGGAGGACGGTGAGTGGACAGCACCTACAATTGCCAACCCAGAGTACAAGGGACCATGGAAGCCAAAG AAAATTAAGAACCCTAACTACAGTGGAAAGTGGAAGGCACCATTGATTGACAACCCAG ACTTCAAGGACGACCCAGACCTATATGTTTTCAAGTTGAAGTATGTTGGCATTGAATTGTGGCAG GTAAAATCTGGTACCTTGTTCGACAATGTTGTTATTACTGATGATCCCGAGTATGCCAAACAACTAGCTGAAGAAACATGGGGCAAACAGAAGGAT GCTGAGAAGGCAGCATTTGATGAGGCtgagaagaagaaagaagaggaG GAATCAAAGGATGACCCAGTTGACTCTGATGcggaagaggatgatgaagataCTGATGATGCTGATGATGCTGAATCAAAGACAGAAGCTGCCGAGGACAGCGATGAATCCAGTAAAGAGGAAGTACATGATGAGCTCTAG